The Anopheles coluzzii chromosome 2, AcolN3, whole genome shotgun sequence genome window below encodes:
- the LOC120961252 gene encoding uncharacterized protein LOC120961252: MIEACIMERIDIEERCRKLKSFLREHQPKEEGSLNETTGLASSTLAFGRPHAPNLRLPKIELPTFDGDHTKWLSFRDRFIAMIDASAELPSIAKLQYLLSSLKGDAALPFEHTPLTADNYSVTWAALLKRYDNSRLLIREYYRKLHYLPGVQSVCVDKLTHLVDEFTRFVNGLVKLKEPVDSWDTPLSNMLLMKLDRETLLAWEKHSVHFTKDAYKDVIAFVQDRIQILKSTNNFVSEQSASGTKVAGIHRHAVQRRFVANAAASCPTPAVSSGSIQQPKCPLECAEAHPLRSCPVFIGKEVQHRRDVVSSKRLCWNCLSSTHQVRACKSDYSCRTCRERHHALLHHTPPRTVTMAAHSDDDKVFLETANVQVKDDYGNLFEARALLDSGSMSNFISDEFARKLLTSRNKVNVAVSGIGNAVQQVKGSIVATVQSKTQSFATEMAFLVLETLSAHIPTSPTDISSWKMPDVALADTNFNLPGHIDIVIGGDAFWELHTGRKRSIGRGKPWLVKTHFGWVVSGNTQHSSTGPRVCHLATHDIPLEEIMQRFWESETIAEDPVLSVEEDACEKHYSSTTVRNSAGRYVVSFPFNPNPNVVLGESKATADRRLRCMERRLMNNPTMRDEYVKFMQQYEHLGHMKRLTGPVDDSTQHYYLPHHAVVKESSTTTKVRVVFDASCKTSSGYSLNDKLLVGPVVQDDLFSIILRFRLHAIALTADVEKMYRQILHHPDDRNLLRIRYRESPTDEISTFELQTVTYGTASAPFLATRTLRQVAIDNSDTYPQAINAALNDFYVDDLLTGSNDINEAIEMRTQISQMLESAGFSLKKWASNRSEALVNIPAEDIAIQPTHKWQESNHVSTLGIVWEPTADTFRFRIDMPPITTIITKRLVLSDIAKVFDPLGLLGPTIIIAKMFMQQLWALKKDGKSFDWDSELPSPLQREWLKFHSTLESLRDIRIPRYISQCTATNVQIHIFADASQLAYGACCYIRAESIKGVSVRLLTAKSKVVALSNSHSIARLELCAARLATVLHQKVQQSLKISATTICWTDSMTVLHWLNSAPNRWKPFVANRVAKIQQTPNIQCWKHVPGIDNPADDISRGLTPEKLLVCERWWHGPHWLSRGMEEWPQDPPSLNESGNAEEERLASRIATTSTICEFRNGLFSRYSVYHKFQRVVAYCLRFIHNIKHRQQTKPNAKSVPLLTVDELTQAELKLCYLSQLDSFSEERHCLQKSKEIPKQSKLKWLSPFIDSQGILRIGGRLSNAQLADSTKHPIILSAKHPLSALLAVSLHLKKLHTGPQMLLTTLRQRFWLIGGRNLCKSVYHSCHSCFKAKPTFVKQSIADLPTSRVTPTRPFSVCGVDYCGPIYLKATIRNKSPIKAYIAISVCLSTRAVHIELVADLTTTSFLNALRRLVARRGQISELHSDNATTFKGASHELNRIYKMLKCDENDRSTIFNWCATNEIQWKFIPPRAPHFGGLWEAAVKAAKKHIIRTIGTKSITQENMLTLLAQVEQCLNSRPLTPLSDEPSDLEPLTPGHFLIGSNMQAVPDVDHTGTPNNRLKEYQLAQKHMQNIWARWYPEYLQQLQARAKHCNGQSVSLQENQLVIIKEDNMHPTSWPMGRIVAVHPGKDGVVRVVTLRTAAGKQIVRAANRLAILPNPDVLSNLEKKGDTGTE; this comes from the coding sequence ATGATCGAAGCTTGCATCATGGAAAGGATCGACATCGAGGAACGCTGCCGCAAGCTGAAATCTTTTCTTCGAGAGCATCAACCGAAGGAAGAAGGTTCCCTTAACGAGACGACAGGTTTGGCATCATCTACGCTTGCGTTTGGTCGACCTCACGCGCCAAACCTACGCCTGCCAAAAATTGAGCTGCCAACGTTCGATGGAGACCACACAAAATGGCTTTCGTTCCGTGATCGGTTCATAGCCATGATCGACGCATCTGCTGAGCTACCGTCTATCGCCAAACTGCAATACTTGCTTTCTTCGCTCAAGGGGGATGCAGCCTTACCCTTCGAACACACACCTCTAACGGCAGACAATTATTCAGTGACGTGGGCAGCACTTTTAAAACGGTACGATAATTCTCGTCTGCTAATACGTGAGTATTATCGTAAATTGCACTATCTTCCCGGAGTGCAATCGGTGTGCGTGGACAAGCTAACCCACTTGGTGGATGAGTTCACCCGTTTCGTCAACGGACTGGTGAAGCTCAAGGAACCGGTTGATTCATGGGACACACCACTATCGAACATGCTGCTTATGAAACTGGATCGTGAAACGCTATTGGCTTGGGAAAAACACTCCGTACACTTCACCAAGGATGCATACAAAGATGTAATTGCGTTCGTGCAAGATCGAATCCAGATCCTCAAATCGACCAACAATTTTGTGAGTGAGCAGAGCGCTAGTGGAACTAAGGTGGCCGGCATTCATCGTCACGCAGTGCAACGGAGGTTCGTCGCAAATGCAgctgcatcgtgccctactccTGCTGTTTCATCTGGTTCGATTCAGCAGCCCAAGTGTCCATTAGAGTGCGCAGAAGCTCACCCATTACGCAGCTGTCCAGTTTTTATCGGCAAGGAGGTTCAGCACCGCCGGGACGTCGTCTCATCGAAGCGGTTGTGCTGGAACTGTCTAAGCAGCACACATCAAGTCAGAGCGTGCAAATCTGACTATTCGTGTCGTACGTGTCGTGAACGCCATCACGCTCTCCTGCATCACACGCCACCTAGAACGGTCACAATGGCAGCACATTCCGACGACGACAAAGTGTTTTTGGAAACAGCAAACGTCCAGGTCAAGGACGATTACGGCAATCTCTTCGAGGCAAGGGCCTTACTCGACTCCGGTTCCATGTCGAATTTCATATCCGATGAATTCGCTCGAAAATTGTTGACCAGTCGCAACAAGGTTAACGTCGCTGTATCGGGCATTGGAAATGCAGTACAGCAAGTGAAGGGTTCGATCGTCGCAACGGTGCAGTCGAAAACTCAATCCTTTGCTACGGAGATGGCTTTTCTGGTGTTGGAAACGCTATCAGCTCACATTCCCACTTCACCTACGGACATCTCATCGTGGAAAATGCCGGACGTGGCATTAGCTGACACCAACTTTAATTTGCCTGGGCATATCGACATCGTCATCGGAGGCGATGCTTTCTGGGAGCTTCACACCGGTCGCAAGCGCTCTATTGGCAGAGGCAAACCGTGGCTGGTGAAGACGCACTTCGGCTGGGTGGTATCCGGCAACACACAGCACTCATCAACTGGCCCGCGGGTGTGCCATCTCGCAACACACGACATCCCCTTGGAGGAAATTATGCAGCGCTTTTGGGAAAGCGAAACCATAGCCGAGGATCCTGTGCTATCGGTCGAAGAGGATGCCTGCGAAAAACACTACTCATCGACAACCGTTCGCAATTCAGCGGGAAGGTATGTTGTTAGTTTCCCTTTTAATCCTAATCCAAATGTCGTTTTAGGGGAATCTAAAGCAACAGCCGATCGTAGACTCCGTTGTATGGAACGCCGTTTGATGAATAATCCTACAATGAGAGACGAATATGTAAAATTCATGCAGCAATACGAACATTTGGGTCACATGAAGAGGCTTACTGGTCCGGTAGACGATTCGACTCAACATTATTACCTTCCTCATCATGCCGTGGTAAAAGAGTCGAGCACAACAACGAAGGTTCGGGTTGTTTTTGACGCGTCGTGCAAGACGTCCAGTGGCTATTCGTTGAATGACAAGCTGTTGGTCGGTCCAGTCGTTCAGGACGATCTTTTCTCCATCATTCTTCGGTTCCGTTTGCATGCCATCGCCCTGACTGCTGACGTGGAGAAAATGTACCGTCAGATTCTACATCACCCTGACGATAGAAACCTGCTACGTATCCGATACAGAGAGAGCCCTACAGACGAAATATCCACCTTCGAGCTACAAACAGTCACGTACGGTACAGCATCTGCTCCATTTTTGGCAACTAGAACTCTACGGCAGGTTGCTATCGATAACAGCGACACATACCCACAAGCTATAAACGCTGcgttaaatgatttttatgtggatgatTTGTTAACGGGATCAAACGACATTAACGAAGCCATCGAAATGCGCACACAAATTTCACAAATGTTGGAATCTGCAGGATTCTCGCTAAAAAAATGGGCATCGAATCGGTCAGAAGCACTAGTAAACATTCCTGCCGAAGACATAGCAATCCAACCAACGCATAAGTGGCAAGAATCAAACCATGTATCCACACTTGGAATCGTTTGGGAACCAACAGCAGACACGTTTCGGTTCCGTATTGATATGCCTCCTATCACAACAATAATTACCAAAAGGCTAGTTTTATCCGATATTGCTAAAGTTTTCGACCCTCTCGGCTTGCTTGGTCCTACGATCATCATTGCGAAAATGTTTATGCAACAACTATGGGCGCTAAAGAAGGATGGAAAGTCATTTGACTGGGATAGCGAGCTACCATCGCCCCTACAACGTGAATggttaaaatttcattcaacCTTGGAATCACTCCGTGATATACGCATTCCACGTTATATTTCCCAATGCACAGCTACAAACGTGCAAATACATATATTCGCAGACGCTTCACAATTAGCATATGGTGCTTGTTGCTATATTCGTGCTGAAAGCATAAAGGGAGTCAGTGTTCGATTGCTAACAGCCAAATCAAAGGTGGTAGCTTTATCTAATTCACATTCGATCGCTCGATTGGAATTGTGTGCAGCACGATTGGCAACAGTCCTTCATCAGAAGGTGCAACAATCACTAAAAATTTCTGCTACTACTATCTGCTGGACGGACTCTATGACGGTACTACACTGGCTAAACTCTGCCCCCAATCGATGGAAACCATTCGTAGCGAACAGGGTCGCTAAAATACAACAGACACCTAACATACAGTGCTGGAAACATGTTCCTGGCATCGATAATCCAGCTGACGATATTTCGCGCGGTCTGACGCCGGAAAAACTATTAGTATGTGAGCGCTGGTGGCACGGGCCACATTGGTTATCGCGAGGCATGGAAGAATGGCCACAAGATCCACCATCACTAAATGAGTCAGGGAACGCGGAAGAGGAGAGGTTGGCATCACGGAttgcaacaacatcaacaatctGCGAGTTTCGCAACGGATTGTTTTCACGGTATTCGGTTTACCACAAGTTTCAACGGGTTGTTGCATATTGCCTGCGCTTCATTCATAACATAAAACACCGCCAGCAAACTAAACCAAATGCTAAATCCGTTCCACTACTCACGGTCGATGAGCTCACACAGGCAGAACTgaaattgtgctatttgtcaCAATTAGACTCGTTTTCCGAAGAAAGACATTGTctacaaaaaagcaaagagaTCCCCAAACAGTCTAAACTGAAATGGCTATCACCGTTCATCGATAGTCAGGGTATCCTACGCATTGGTGGCCGGCTAAGCAACGCACAGCTGGCAGATTCAACTAAGCATCCCATTATATTATCTGCAAAGCATCCATTATCAGCACTACTGGCAGTTTCACTGCATCTAAAGAAGTTACACACCGGGCCTCAAATGCTTCTTACAACGCTACGCCAACGATTTTGGCTCATAGGAGGTCGCAATTTGTGCAAATCGGTCTACCACAGTTGTCACTCTTGTTTTAAAGCTAAACCTACCTTCGTCAAACAAAGCATCGCTGATCTACCAACGTCCAGAGTCACTCCAACGAGGCCTTTTTCTGTATGCGGTGTAGACTATTGTGGACCAATATACCTAAAGGCAACCATACGCAACAAGAGTCCAATCAAAGCATATATTGCGATATCTGTATGCCTTTCTACAAGAGCCGTTCATATTGAACTCGTAGCCGATCTCACCACCACATCATTTTTAAATGCACTACGCCGTTTAGTTGCACGTCGCGGACAAATTAGTGAGCTACACTCAGATAATGCCACTACATTTAAGGGAGCATCGCACGAGCTGAACCGCATTTACAAAATGCTCAAATGCGATGAGAACGATCGTAGTACTATTTTCAATTGGTGCGCGACGAACGAAATCCAATGGAAATTTATCCCTCCACGGGCACCACACTTCGGAGGTTTATGGGAGGCAGCGGTGAAGGCAGctaaaaaacacataataagaaCCATAGGAACGAAAAGCATAACACAGGAGAATATGCTTACCCTGCTGGCACAAGTGGAACAGTGTTTGAATTCTCGACCATTAACTCCTTTATCAGATGAGCCTTCTGATTTAGAACCGTTGACGCCGGGACACTTTCTCATCGGCTCTAATATGCAAGCGGTACCAGACGTCGATCACACCGGAACACCAAACAATCGGTTGAAAGAGTACCAGTTGGCGCAGAAACACATGCAAAACATTTGGGCTAGATGGTATCCGGAGTATCTGCAACAACTGCAAGCGCGAGCCAAACATTGCAACGGGCAATCGGTGTCACTGCAAGAAAACCAGCTTGTGATCATCAAGGAAGACAACATGCATCCTACCTCGTGGCCGATGGGTCGCATCGTTGCAGTTCACCCAGGCAAGGACGGAGTCGTTCGCGTGGTTACACTGCGCACAGCTGCCGGAAAACAAATCGTACGCGCAGCTAATCGTTTGGCAATTCTACCAAACCCCGACGTACTCAGCAATTTGGAGAAGAAAGGAGACACTGGCACTGAGTAA
- the LOC125906670 gene encoding uncharacterized protein LOC125906670, with protein sequence MIEACIMERIDIEERCRKLKSFLREHQPKEEGSLNETTGLASSTLAFGRPHAPNLRLPKIELPTFDGDHTKWLSFRDRFIAMIDASAELPSIAKLQYLLSSLKGDAALPFEHTPLTADNYSVTWAALLKRYDNSRLLIREYYRKLHYLPGVQSVCVDKLTHLVDEFTRFVNGLVKLKEPVDSWDTPLSNMLLMKLDRETLLAWEKHSVHFTKDAYKDVIAFVQDRIQILKSTNNFVSEQSASGTKVAGIHRHAVQRRFVANAAASCPTPAVSSGSIQQPKCPLECAEAHPLRSCPVFIGKEVQHRRDVVSSKRLCWNCLSSTHQVRACKSDYSCRTCRERHHALLHHTPPRTVTMAAHSDDDKVFLETANVQVKDDYGNLFEARALLDSGSMSNFISDEFARKLLTSRNKVNVAVSGIGNAVQQVKGSIVATVQSKTQSFATEMAFLVLETPSAHIPTSPTDISSWKMPDVALADTNFNLPGHIDIVIGGDAFWELHTGRKRSIGRGKPWLVKTHFGWVVSGNTQHSSTGPRVCHLATHDIPLEEIMQRFWESETIAEDPVLSVEEDACEKHYSSTTVRNSAGRYVVSFPFNPNPNVVLGESKATADRRLRCMERRLMNNPTMRDEYVKFMQQYEHLGHMKRLTGPVDDSTQHYYLPHHAVVKESSTTTKVRVVFDASCKTSSGYSLNDKLLVGPVVQDDLFSIILRFRLHAIALTADVEKMYRQILHHPDDRNLLRIRYRESPTDEISTFELQTVTYGTASAPFLATRTLRQVAIDNSDTYPQAINAALNDFYVDDLLTGSNDINEAIEMRTQISQMLESAGFSLKKWASNRSEALVNIPAEDIAISGKNQTMYPHLESFGNQQQTRFGSVLICLLSQQ encoded by the coding sequence ATGATCGAAGCTTGCATCATGGAAAGGATCGACATCGAGGAACGCTGCCGCAAGCTGAAATCTTTTCTTCGAGAGCATCAACCGAAGGAAGAAGGTTCCCTTAACGAGACGACAGGTTTGGCATCATCTACGCTTGCGTTTGGTCGACCTCACGCGCCAAACCTACGCCTGCCAAAAATTGAGCTGCCAACGTTCGATGGAGACCACACAAAATGGCTTTCGTTCCGTGATCGGTTCATAGCCATGATCGACGCATCTGCTGAGCTACCGTCTATCGCCAAACTGCAATACTTGCTTTCTTCGCTCAAGGGGGATGCAGCCTTACCCTTCGAACACACACCTCTAACGGCAGACAATTATTCAGTGACGTGGGCAGCACTTTTAAAACGGTACGATAATTCTCGTCTGCTAATACGTGAGTATTATCGTAAATTGCACTATCTTCCCGGAGTGCAATCGGTGTGCGTGGACAAGCTAACCCACTTGGTGGATGAGTTCACCCGTTTCGTCAACGGACTGGTGAAGCTCAAGGAACCGGTTGATTCATGGGACACACCACTATCGAACATGCTGCTTATGAAACTGGATCGTGAAACGCTATTGGCTTGGGAAAAACACTCCGTACACTTCACCAAGGATGCATACAAAGATGTAATTGCGTTCGTGCAAGATCGAATCCAGATCCTCAAATCGACCAACAATTTTGTGAGTGAGCAGAGCGCTAGTGGAACTAAGGTGGCCGGCATTCATCGTCACGCAGTGCAACGGAGGTTCGTCGCAAATGCAgctgcatcgtgccctactccTGCTGTTTCATCTGGTTCGATTCAGCAGCCCAAGTGTCCATTAGAGTGCGCAGAAGCTCACCCATTACGCAGCTGTCCAGTTTTTATCGGCAAGGAGGTTCAGCACCGCCGGGACGTCGTCTCATCGAAGCGGTTGTGCTGGAACTGTCTAAGCAGCACACATCAAGTCAGAGCGTGCAAATCTGACTATTCGTGTCGTACGTGTCGTGAACGCCATCACGCTCTCCTGCATCACACGCCACCTAGAACGGTCACAATGGCAGCACATTCCGACGACGACAAAGTGTTTTTGGAAACAGCAAACGTCCAGGTCAAGGACGATTACGGCAATCTCTTCGAGGCAAGGGCCTTACTCGACTCCGGTTCCATGTCGAATTTCATATCCGATGAATTCGCTCGAAAATTGTTGACCAGTCGCAACAAGGTTAACGTCGCTGTATCGGGCATTGGAAATGCAGTACAGCAAGTGAAGGGTTCGATCGTCGCAACGGTGCAGTCGAAAACTCAATCCTTTGCTACGGAGATGGCTTTTCTGGTGTTGGAAACGCCATCAGCTCACATTCCCACTTCACCTACGGACATCTCATCGTGGAAAATGCCGGACGTGGCATTAGCTGACACCAACTTTAATTTGCCTGGGCATATCGACATCGTCATCGGAGGCGATGCTTTCTGGGAGCTTCACACCGGTCGCAAGCGCTCTATTGGCAGAGGCAAACCGTGGCTGGTGAAGACGCACTTCGGCTGGGTGGTATCCGGCAACACACAGCACTCATCAACTGGCCCGCGGGTGTGCCATCTCGCAACACACGACATCCCCTTGGAGGAAATTATGCAGCGCTTTTGGGAAAGCGAAACCATAGCCGAGGATCCTGTGCTATCGGTCGAAGAGGATGCCTGCGAAAAACACTACTCATCGACAACCGTTCGCAATTCAGCGGGAAGGTATGTTGTTAGTTTCCCTTTTAATCCTAATCCAAATGTCGTTTTAGGGGAATCTAAAGCAACAGCCGATCGTAGACTCCGTTGTATGGAACGCCGTTTGATGAATAATCCTACAATGAGAGACGAATATGTAAAATTCATGCAGCAATACGAACATTTGGGTCACATGAAGAGGCTTACTGGTCCGGTAGACGATTCGACTCAACATTATTACCTTCCTCATCATGCCGTGGTAAAAGAGTCGAGCACAACAACGAAGGTTCGGGTTGTTTTTGACGCGTCGTGCAAGACGTCCAGTGGCTATTCGTTGAATGACAAGCTGTTGGTCGGTCCAGTCGTTCAGGACGATCTTTTCTCCATCATTCTTCGGTTCCGTTTGCATGCCATCGCCCTGACTGCTGACGTGGAGAAAATGTACCGTCAGATTCTACATCACCCTGACGATAGAAACCTGCTACGTATCCGATACAGAGAGAGCCCTACAGACGAAATATCCACCTTCGAGCTACAAACAGTCACGTACGGTACAGCATCTGCTCCATTTTTGGCAACTAGAACTCTACGGCAGGTTGCTATCGATAACAGCGACACATACCCACAAGCTATAAACGCTGcgttaaatgatttttatgtggatgatTTGTTAACGGGATCAAACGACATTAACGAAGCCATCGAAATGCGCACACAAATTTCACAAATGTTGGAATCTGCAGGATTCTCGCTAAAAAAATGGGCATCGAATCGGTCAGAAGCACTAGTAAACATTCCTGCCGAAGACATAGCAATCAGTGGCAAGAATCAAACCATGTATCCACACTTGGAATCGTTTGGGAACCAACAGCAGACACGTTTCGGTTCCGTATTGATATGCCTCCTATCACAACAATAA